A single region of the Pontibacter kalidii genome encodes:
- the murB gene encoding UDP-N-acetylmuramate dehydrogenase → MRLQTDFPLKPYNTFGIDVKARLFARFETVEELQELLQMPELKQEQKLILGGGSNLLFTRDFDGVVLQNGIKGIRKIGEDEEQVFLKAGGGEVWHEFVLHTLNMNLGGVENLSLIPGTVGAAPLQNIGAYGVELKDVFQELEAVNVETGEVRIFDNGACRFGYRESIFKNELKGQYIVTHVVFKLHKKHRPNTSYGAIISTLEEMQVQEPSIHHVSAAVCHIRQSKLPDPKQIGNAGSFFKNPEIPLSQYEELQKHYPAIPSYPVSETTVKVPAGWLIEQCGWKGKVIGNYGVHKNQALVLVNYGGAKGEDIRKLAFEVIDSVKEKFGIQLSPEVNIM, encoded by the coding sequence ATGAGACTGCAGACCGATTTCCCTTTAAAACCCTACAATACCTTTGGCATTGACGTAAAGGCCCGGCTCTTTGCCCGCTTCGAAACGGTTGAGGAGCTGCAGGAACTGCTGCAGATGCCTGAACTGAAGCAAGAGCAGAAACTTATACTTGGTGGTGGCAGCAACCTGCTCTTTACAAGGGATTTCGACGGCGTGGTGTTGCAGAACGGGATAAAAGGCATTCGTAAGATCGGGGAAGATGAGGAACAAGTATTCTTGAAAGCCGGCGGCGGCGAAGTATGGCATGAGTTTGTGCTCCATACCCTGAACATGAACCTGGGTGGCGTGGAGAACCTCTCGCTGATACCGGGCACGGTGGGCGCTGCGCCGCTGCAAAATATCGGCGCCTACGGCGTGGAGCTGAAAGATGTGTTCCAGGAGCTAGAGGCGGTGAATGTTGAGACGGGCGAAGTACGTATTTTCGACAACGGAGCGTGCCGCTTCGGGTACCGGGAGAGTATCTTCAAGAACGAGCTGAAAGGGCAGTACATTGTCACGCACGTGGTTTTCAAGCTACACAAAAAGCACCGCCCCAACACCTCCTACGGTGCCATAATAAGCACGCTGGAGGAGATGCAGGTACAGGAGCCGAGCATCCACCACGTGAGCGCCGCCGTTTGCCACATCCGCCAAAGCAAGCTCCCGGACCCAAAGCAGATCGGCAATGCGGGCAGTTTCTTCAAAAATCCGGAAATTCCCCTAAGTCAGTATGAGGAGCTGCAAAAACATTACCCGGCTATCCCCTCCTACCCCGTTTCTGAAACAACCGTAAAGGTGCCGGCCGGCTGGCTGATAGAGCAGTGCGGCTGGAAAGGTAAAGTAATCGGAAACTACGGCGTGCACAAAAACCAGGCGCTGGTGCTGGTAAACTATGGCGGGGCCAAAGGCGAGGACATCCGCAAGCTGGCTTTCGAGGTGATTGACTCGGTAAAGGAGAAGTTCGGCATACAACTAAGCCCGGAGGTGAACATCATGTAA
- a CDS encoding YihY/virulence factor BrkB family protein has product MNDKLKLGWTLTKRTFKKFSEDRPLDWAAIIGFYTIFSLPAVLIITLRIAGAVFGDEAVQGELSRQIGGIIGQGGAKQVQNIIENADRSASTTIGTIVGVSTMIFSATTVFVALQDSLNAMWEVKAKAELGWFKLVVDRVLSLAMVVSLGFLLLVSLSIDVVMGLINEFLRQELSGIAVYLITVGNVVVSILISIIIFAAVFKVLPDAKIRWPNVWVGATVTAILFVLGKFVLNIYFQHDPLADTYGAAGSLVLILVWVYYTSVIFLLGAEFTQVYSEAHDRGIRPQDNAVKVEVKEVERKE; this is encoded by the coding sequence ATGAATGACAAGTTAAAACTGGGCTGGACCCTTACCAAGCGTACGTTTAAGAAATTCAGTGAAGACAGGCCGCTCGACTGGGCTGCCATCATTGGGTTTTATACCATATTCTCACTACCCGCCGTACTGATCATCACGCTGCGCATTGCAGGAGCCGTGTTTGGCGATGAGGCGGTGCAGGGCGAGCTTTCCAGGCAAATTGGCGGCATTATAGGCCAGGGCGGGGCAAAGCAGGTACAGAACATCATCGAGAACGCTGACCGCTCTGCCTCCACCACCATCGGCACCATCGTGGGTGTTTCCACGATGATATTTTCTGCCACCACGGTTTTCGTAGCCCTTCAGGACTCCCTGAACGCCATGTGGGAGGTGAAGGCGAAGGCAGAGTTGGGGTGGTTTAAGCTGGTGGTGGACAGGGTGCTGTCGCTGGCGATGGTGGTGAGCCTGGGCTTTCTGCTGCTGGTTTCGCTGTCTATCGATGTGGTGATGGGGCTGATCAATGAGTTTCTGCGGCAGGAGCTATCCGGAATAGCCGTTTACCTGATCACGGTGGGCAACGTGGTTGTTTCCATACTAATCAGTATCATCATCTTCGCAGCGGTCTTTAAGGTGCTCCCGGATGCCAAGATCCGCTGGCCCAATGTATGGGTGGGCGCCACGGTGACGGCTATACTTTTCGTGCTCGGTAAATTCGTCCTCAACATCTACTTCCAGCACGACCCGCTCGCTGACACCTACGGTGCCGCCGGCTCGCTTGTCCTCATTCTGGTGTGGGTATACTATACTTCCGTGATCTTTTTGTTAGGGGCCGAGTTTACCCAGGTTTATTCCGAAGCGCACGACCGCGGTATCCGACCACAGGACAATGCCGTGAAAGTGGAAGTGAAGGAAGTGGAGAGGAAGGAGTGA
- the topA gene encoding type I DNA topoisomerase: MIKNLVIVESPAKAKTIEGYLGKDFVVKSSFGHVRDLPKDNNAIDIEHGFKPTYVVSSDKREVVAQLRKLAKEAEIVWLASDDDREGEAISWHLTEALNLNDAKTRRIVFREITKNAILNAISTPRGIDMDLVNAQQARRILDRLVGFELSPVLWKKIKTGLSAGRVQSVAVRLVVEREREIERHKAEASFRITANFDVQGRTLEAELPQKFRTEEEAQAFLQKCIGAAYAIENLEQKPLKRSPAPPFTTSTLQQEASRKLYFSVAQTMTIAQRLYEAGKISYMRTDSVNLSDEAIQGASKEIASSFGDKFVKTRRFKTKSASAQEAHEAIRPTDFSKMVASSDRNEQRLYELIWKRAIASQMADAEIEKTTVTIGISTQPDQKLQATGEVIKFEGFLKVYIESKDDEDEGTDEDVKGMLPPLSIGQHIDLRQMLATQRYSRPPARYTEASLVKKLEEMGIGRPSTYAPTISTIQKRGYVEKDSREGKERNFQVLTLKKDNITTQTKTEITGAEKAKLFPTDTAMVVNDFLVEHFPNVIDYSFTARVEAEFDEIAQGTKEWENMLDQFYQKFHERIESSENVSRADVSGARELGNDPATGKAIIAKLGRYGPYVQLGEENEETGEKPVYASLRKGQFIESLALEDALELFKLPRIVGVYEDKEMKAAIGRFGPYISHNSKFYSLPKTLDPLKVTAEEAVALIEAKRKADAEKVIKTFPENPDIQVLNGRYGPYIVAGKKNVKIPKGKEPSELTLQECVELAEATPEKKGRGGFKKKADADKPAAAKKPAAKAKKAPAKKATTAKKAAPKKKA, from the coding sequence ATGATAAAAAACTTAGTCATAGTAGAGTCGCCTGCCAAGGCAAAAACGATAGAGGGATATTTAGGAAAAGACTTTGTTGTGAAGTCCAGCTTCGGCCATGTGCGCGATTTGCCTAAAGACAACAACGCCATCGACATAGAGCACGGGTTCAAGCCTACCTATGTCGTATCCAGCGATAAAAGGGAGGTGGTGGCGCAGTTGCGCAAGCTGGCAAAAGAGGCCGAGATCGTCTGGCTCGCGTCGGACGACGACCGCGAGGGGGAGGCCATTTCGTGGCACCTGACCGAGGCCCTGAACCTAAACGACGCCAAGACACGCCGCATCGTGTTCCGAGAGATTACCAAAAACGCCATCCTTAATGCCATCAGCACCCCGCGCGGCATCGACATGGACCTGGTAAACGCCCAGCAGGCACGCCGCATACTCGACCGTTTGGTTGGTTTCGAGCTGTCGCCGGTGCTCTGGAAGAAGATCAAGACAGGTCTTTCTGCCGGGCGTGTACAATCGGTGGCAGTACGTTTGGTGGTGGAGCGCGAGCGGGAAATTGAGCGCCATAAAGCAGAGGCCTCCTTCCGCATCACGGCTAACTTTGATGTACAGGGACGCACGCTGGAGGCAGAACTTCCGCAGAAGTTCAGGACAGAGGAAGAAGCGCAGGCTTTTTTGCAGAAATGTATCGGCGCAGCATATGCTATCGAGAACCTGGAGCAGAAGCCACTCAAGCGCAGCCCCGCCCCGCCGTTTACAACCTCTACCCTGCAGCAGGAGGCCAGCCGCAAGTTATACTTCTCGGTGGCCCAAACCATGACGATCGCGCAGCGCCTGTACGAGGCCGGTAAGATTTCCTACATGCGTACCGACTCCGTGAATTTATCGGATGAGGCGATACAAGGGGCTTCGAAGGAGATCGCGAGCTCCTTTGGGGATAAATTTGTAAAAACGCGCCGCTTCAAAACAAAATCTGCCTCAGCACAGGAGGCGCACGAAGCCATCCGCCCTACCGACTTCTCCAAGATGGTAGCCAGCAGCGACCGCAACGAGCAGCGCCTTTACGAACTAATCTGGAAACGCGCCATTGCCTCGCAAATGGCTGACGCCGAAATTGAGAAAACCACTGTTACCATCGGCATCTCCACGCAGCCAGACCAGAAACTGCAGGCTACCGGGGAGGTGATCAAGTTCGAGGGCTTCCTGAAAGTATATATCGAGTCGAAAGACGATGAAGACGAAGGCACTGACGAGGATGTGAAAGGCATGTTGCCGCCGCTGAGCATCGGGCAACATATAGACCTGCGCCAGATGCTGGCCACGCAGCGTTACAGCCGTCCACCGGCCCGCTACACAGAGGCCAGCCTGGTGAAGAAACTGGAGGAAATGGGCATCGGGCGTCCGTCCACTTACGCCCCTACCATCTCCACCATCCAGAAGCGCGGCTATGTGGAGAAAGACAGCCGCGAAGGTAAGGAGCGCAACTTCCAGGTGCTCACGCTGAAAAAAGATAACATCACCACGCAGACCAAAACGGAGATTACGGGTGCCGAGAAAGCCAAACTCTTCCCTACGGATACGGCTATGGTCGTAAACGACTTTTTGGTGGAGCACTTCCCGAACGTGATCGACTACTCGTTCACGGCACGCGTGGAGGCTGAGTTTGACGAGATCGCGCAGGGCACGAAGGAGTGGGAGAATATGCTGGATCAGTTCTACCAGAAGTTCCATGAGCGTATCGAGTCGAGCGAGAATGTTTCCAGGGCTGATGTTTCCGGAGCACGCGAGTTGGGCAACGATCCGGCTACAGGCAAAGCGATCATCGCCAAGCTGGGCCGCTACGGTCCGTATGTGCAGCTGGGCGAGGAGAACGAGGAAACGGGCGAGAAACCAGTGTACGCCAGCCTGCGCAAAGGGCAGTTTATCGAGAGCCTGGCCCTGGAAGACGCACTGGAGTTGTTTAAGCTGCCCCGCATTGTGGGGGTGTACGAAGACAAGGAAATGAAGGCCGCCATCGGGCGCTTTGGTCCCTACATCAGCCATAACAGCAAGTTCTACTCCCTGCCCAAGACGCTGGACCCGCTCAAGGTAACGGCCGAGGAAGCAGTTGCCCTGATTGAGGCGAAGCGCAAGGCCGATGCGGAGAAAGTGATCAAGACGTTCCCCGAGAACCCGGACATTCAGGTGCTAAACGGCCGCTACGGTCCCTACATTGTGGCAGGCAAGAAGAACGTGAAGATACCCAAGGGCAAGGAGCCGAGCGAGCTGACGCTGCAGGAATGCGTTGAGTTGGCAGAGGCCACGCCCGAGAAGAAAGGACGCGGCGGCTTCAAGAAAAAAGCGGATGCCGATAAACCGGCCGCTGCGAAGAAGCCAGCGGCCAAGGCGAAGAAAGCCCCAGCCAAGAAGGCTACGACCGCCAAAAAGGCTGCACCGAAGAAAAAGGCCTAG
- a CDS encoding THUMP domain-containing class I SAM-dependent RNA methyltransferase has translation MAKKTPNENFNIIVTTLSGLEEVLAEELRALDMEFVKVGNRAVTCSGNMRQLYEANLWCRTAIRILRPIRQFKARDEKSLYEQVQKTNWAEIMDLGMTFAIDAVVSHSTFEHSLYVSQLTKDAIVDQFRAKTGERPSVDRIRPDVRLNLHMHDNVVTLSLDSSGDSLHRRGYRLQTNVAPLNEVLAAGIIALSGWDQQSPFVDPMCGSGTFLIEAALMAQNMAPGLFRRDPFGFEKWKDYNEQLFELVWNTAEAKAKSTPQAQIIGYDLDADYVAAARNNIENAGLESFIKVEQANFFETQAPKGHGVVVMNPPYNERIQSDDINLLYKQIGDTLKQSYQGYDAFVFTGNLEAAKNVGLRTSRRVPLYNGSIECRLLKYELYRGSRRSGAEAE, from the coding sequence ATGGCGAAGAAGACACCGAACGAGAATTTTAATATCATAGTGACCACGCTCTCCGGATTGGAGGAAGTACTGGCAGAGGAACTACGCGCACTGGACATGGAGTTCGTGAAAGTGGGCAACCGCGCCGTGACCTGCTCGGGAAATATGCGCCAGCTTTACGAGGCCAACTTGTGGTGCCGCACCGCTATCCGTATTCTCAGGCCCATCCGCCAGTTTAAGGCCCGCGACGAAAAAAGCCTTTATGAGCAGGTGCAGAAAACTAACTGGGCGGAGATCATGGACCTGGGCATGACTTTCGCCATTGATGCCGTGGTGAGCCACTCTACCTTCGAGCACTCGCTGTATGTGTCGCAGCTGACGAAAGACGCCATCGTAGACCAGTTCCGGGCAAAGACGGGAGAGCGGCCGTCGGTGGACCGGATCCGCCCGGATGTGCGCCTGAACCTGCACATGCACGACAACGTGGTCACCCTTTCGCTCGATTCCTCCGGTGACTCGCTGCACCGCCGGGGCTACCGCCTGCAAACCAACGTGGCGCCGCTCAATGAGGTGCTGGCAGCGGGAATCATCGCTTTGTCAGGCTGGGATCAACAGTCTCCCTTCGTTGACCCGATGTGTGGCTCCGGTACGTTTCTGATAGAAGCCGCGCTGATGGCGCAGAACATGGCGCCGGGACTTTTCCGCCGCGACCCCTTTGGTTTTGAGAAGTGGAAGGATTACAACGAGCAGCTGTTCGAGCTGGTTTGGAACACCGCTGAGGCGAAAGCGAAGAGCACCCCGCAGGCGCAGATCATCGGCTATGACCTGGATGCCGACTATGTAGCAGCCGCACGAAACAACATCGAGAATGCCGGCCTGGAAAGTTTCATCAAAGTGGAGCAGGCGAACTTTTTCGAGACGCAGGCGCCAAAGGGCCATGGCGTGGTGGTGATGAACCCGCCTTATAACGAGCGCATCCAGTCTGACGACATCAACCTGCTCTACAAACAAATTGGCGATACGTTAAAGCAGAGCTACCAGGGCTATGATGCCTTCGTGTTTACCGGGAACCTGGAAGCTGCTAAAAATGTGGGCCTGCGCACCTCCCGCCGTGTGCCGCTGTACAACGGCTCCATCGAGTGCCGCCTGCTCAAGTACGAGCTGTACCGCGGCTCCAGGAGAAGCGGGGCGGAGGCAGAGTAG
- a CDS encoding LVIVD repeat-containing protein has protein sequence MRKLYNIILTVLACGVLFSCTTDNAAAPAADGVQGAGGSMARFAINGNYLYAVDHSNLHVFNISIPEDPQQGQQVPIGFGIETIFPFEDKLFIGTQTGMHIYSIQQPESPKHISQYQHVVSCDPVVTDGRYAYVTLSTGTACRQAINELQIVDLQNITAPTLLKQYGMTNPKGLGIDQGKLFVCDEGLKVYDATDVMELELVQHFQIKAFDVIPDNGRLLVIGSDGLYQYRLENDKLKLLSTILIKPSI, from the coding sequence ATGAGGAAGCTTTACAATATCATCCTTACTGTACTGGCTTGCGGCGTGCTGTTTTCCTGCACCACGGATAATGCAGCTGCACCTGCGGCTGATGGTGTGCAGGGCGCAGGCGGCTCGATGGCCAGATTCGCCATCAACGGCAATTACTTGTATGCCGTGGACCACTCCAACCTGCATGTATTCAACATCAGCATCCCGGAAGACCCGCAACAGGGGCAGCAGGTGCCCATAGGCTTCGGCATCGAAACCATTTTCCCCTTCGAAGACAAGCTGTTTATCGGTACCCAGACCGGCATGCACATCTACAGCATCCAGCAGCCGGAGTCCCCAAAGCATATCTCCCAGTACCAGCACGTGGTGAGCTGCGATCCGGTGGTGACGGATGGCCGCTATGCCTATGTTACGCTTAGTACGGGCACCGCCTGCCGGCAGGCCATTAATGAGCTCCAGATCGTGGACTTGCAGAACATCACCGCCCCAACGCTCCTCAAGCAGTATGGCATGACTAACCCCAAGGGCCTGGGAATAGACCAGGGTAAACTTTTTGTGTGCGACGAGGGGCTGAAAGTATACGATGCTACGGATGTGATGGAGCTGGAGCTGGTGCAGCACTTCCAGATAAAAGCCTTCGACGTGATTCCTGACAACGGGCGGCTGCTGGTCATCGGCAGCGATGGCCTGTATCAGTATCGGTTAGAGAACGACAAGCTGAAGCTACTCAGCACCATCCTGATCAAACCTTCCATTTAA